A window of Eucalyptus grandis isolate ANBG69807.140 chromosome 4, ASM1654582v1, whole genome shotgun sequence genomic DNA:
TTCATCCACCAAATCGGTAGGCAAGGGAGTTAGATAACATTAAATAAGGGTTCGAACCGTGAGTAAACTACACTAAGTACGAATTTTGTCAATCCTAGGGTGGATGATCAGACGGCCTAACGTCTTTATGACTCAAAGAATTTCTAGCCTGTCCATTCCCTTACAAACCGAGGTAGATTAGTAGTTCAACAGCACTTAGCATCGCCTCGTTAAGGTGataatgagattttaaaagaaatgcgATTATgtaaagaagaaaacgaaaagtAAAATGGTTTAATTACGACAGATGCAGCTTGATTTTCTAAACTGCCAAAGCTAATAATACCTGCTCTGCTCCGCTCTGCTTTGCTCTTGTTTGGTTGTGCAGGGCAACTTGCCCTGTGCCCTTTGGAGCCTGCTCTGTTTTGGCCGCTTCCGCTGTCCATGTACTTTTGAAAAGCCTTCCTTTTTCCATCACCAcccatatttgaaatttgaaaaattttcagacttttcttttcatctttttttggggggttttttaaaatttatgaagtCAAATGAAATAATGGCCGATGGTACAAGATGGACTCCAGCTGAACCCCATCAACAAAAAGGAGCCGGGAGCCTGGGATCTGCTTGACAGTGATAATCACCTTTCGTGCTACTTCTATAGGAGTTCTTTATGATGGGAATTCAACACTTTGAATTCTAATCATTGTGCTTGCATTTCAAAAGCTATCCCATTAGTTAATTACCAATAAATTTGATCTTGTGAGATTTCTATATTCGACTCACATTATACACAATTTTACTTTGATTCATATATTATACGAAACACTTCTAGTAAGATTCATAAAAGATTGTTAGAGTTAATCGTTCCTCCtatcttttttcacttttcaataaagaataaaaaaaacaatcttCGATTCAAATTCCTCATTATATCTTGGAGCTGGTTTTTCTTTTGAGCTAGTTCTTCTTTTATGAATGATATTTCTCTCTGCATAAATGACTCGAACCTAAAGGCGAGGCGTAAATAATCTAATCCACGGTGcaaaaattgatacaaatgctaTTGACATCTAACTACGAAATGGGCGTTTGGTGAAAACAGggaattttattgttttttggcGGTATCCAAAAATGATGAGAGAAATTGAATGCGAAGCCAGAAAACAGAAGAAGGGCCACGTCTCTTCCGAAATGCAAGGCTGTAATTCGAGGCAACTCTGCAAACGCAAAAGTACGGAAGGAATCATATTCCCCCAAATGGAATCTCACGTTAGATTTCGTGAGTTAATTTTCTGGCTCAATAATtccattgcattttttttttttgtctgatgTTTTTGCCATCTTCCCTCCGGAGTGAAGACAAAATTCATCACATAGGTAAATTCCGAAGTGTTTAAACTCTTCCAATCGATGATCAAATAAGACATGACCAAGATTCTTGAAGTGGCCTAATCATGCTAATTTGCAAATTCAAGTAACTGTTGAAATTTAGGAGCTAGGGGACAAGCCTCTTAAAACCTTCCTTAAAATCTACCTCAAATTCGTTGGTAACTATTCAAACATGTGAGAAACAAGTTCTTATAAGGGTTGATTGAAAGAGACTCTTAGCGATACATAAGCTTGATATATGAAATTATGTGATAAATTCAACTTGGCATGTATTTATCAGTTAACaagagttttaaaaaaaaattgttatatgTTTTGTTTTACTGTTTCTACTTAGTCAAAAAATAAGAGTTCAATAgatcaatttttgataaatctTAGTATCTATACTATTGTATATTAGGAGTGAGTCGAATGAGAAAGTTCGATGAACACTTGAGTCATTTTCTCGTGCATGTAAATTTAGGATTTCATTAAAAGTCTACAAGAGATACTTGTTAaataatgaatgaataaaaCTTCACATTTTCAGTGCACTTCCGTgtcatattatatataatatatactaTAATACGTAAAATAACTTGTGTATAGTATATCGATAAGGACTGTTGAGGTGATCGGCCacaaaagtgtttaaaaacacaaattattattgacaataagtttttttctaattgattaACTATTTCAGGCAAGGagttattttaagaaaatatttttaccataattgtccaaaacaaatctgaaaaacagaaagaaaccCTGTGCTACTTTCAAACAATACATTCTCTTGCAACCTTTTCGCACCAACCATTCTTGAAAGCACATAAGAAAAGCTCAACAACAGTTCCAAAAATCCCTGTCGGTCCACCCACACGGTTACAATTTTTGGAGGAGGATTCGCCGATGGCTTCACCTTTCGTCTCCACCGTAAGGAAAAATGGCATTTTTCCAGTCTTAAAAAGTTCTTTCCCCCTCTAAAGGCCAGAATtttccacctctctctctctctctctctctgctttactGTCGTCTTTCCTTCTGAACACTCAAAAGAGCCGAGAAGACTCCTTGCTGAACCTCTGAACTTTACCCTTCTGAGGATAATGCTAGGATCTGCAGCTGATTCTGAGCTTGAAGATGGAACAGTGAAGCTGGACTCTCTCCTCAATGGCAATCTCTAAGCTCGCTCCCCTCCTCTTCCTCGCTCTCGTCTTCCTCTCCATTGCCGAACCAGGTACAGCAACAAAAGAAGAGGCGAAAAACCCGAGAAAGAAAGAGGCCCACTTGAGTTTTTTGCTCGATTAGGGGACGAGTTTCAGCATTTCGCCTTGTACTTTACCTCCTATTTCTTGCAGGGGAGCCATCGCTATTCGCAGACATCAAGCAAGGCCAGGACCCAGATAAGGAACCGTACGTGGGGGTGAACGTGGGCACGGACGTCTCGCATCTCCTCTCTCCGCCGAACCTGGTCTCGTTCCTCCAGGTCCAGAAGATCACCCACGTCCGTGTCTACGATGCAGACCCTGACCTCCTCAAGGCGCTGGCCAAGACCAAGATTCGGGTCATCATCGGTGTGCCCAACAACCAGCTGCTCGCGATTGGGTCGTCAAATGCCACTGCCGCTTCGTGGGTCGGCCGGAACGTCGTTGCTTACTACCCGGAAACGTCGATCATTGGCATTGCGGTCGGCGATGAGGTCTTGACCACGGTGCCCTCTTCAGCTCCTCTGCTTGTGCCCGCAATTGAATCACTCTACAGTGCTTTGGTAGCTGCGAATCTCCATACCCAGATCAAGGTTTCAACGCCGCACGCTGCGTCGATCATTCTCGATTCATTCCCGCCGAGCCAGGCCTATTTTAACCAGAGCTTGGTCTCTGTGATGCTCCCCTTGTTGCAGTTCTTGTCAAGAACCGGGTCACCTCTGATGATGAATTTGTACCCTTACTATGTGTTTATGCAGAACAAGGGTGTGGTTCCTCTTGATAATGCGCTCTTCAAGCCCTTGACACCAGCCAAAGAGATGGTTGATCCGAACACTCTGCTTCACTACACTAATGTGCTCGATGCCATGATCGATGCCACATATGTTTCGATGAAGAACTTGAATGTCACTGATGTTGTGGTGCTCGTGTCCGAAAGCGGGTGGCCTTCGAAGGGGGACTCGAAGGAGCCTTATGCCACAGTCGATAATGCGGATACATATAATTCCAATCTGATTAAGCATGTTCTCGATAGGACCGGAACTCCTTTGCACCCAGAACTTACTTCTAGTGTGTATATATACGAATTGTTCAATGAGGACTTGAGGTCTCCACCGATGTCGGAGGCAAACTGGGGTCTGTTCTATGGAAATTCCACGGCAGTGTACTTGCTTCACGTGTCTGGAAGTGGTGGATTTTTGGCAAATGATACTACTAATCAGACATACTGCATTGCCATGGACAACGTCGATTCAAGAACTCTACAAACTGCGTTAGATTGGGCATGCGGTCAGGGGCAGGCAAATTGCTCGGAAATACAGCCCGGGGAGGATTGTTATCAGCCCAGCAATGTGAAGAATCACGCCTCTTATGCATTTGATAGTTACTATCAGAAGGAAGGGAAGGCTGCTGGGTCTTGTGACTTCAAAGGCGTGGCCATGATCACCACCACAGACCCAAGTAAGTATGATCATTCTCACAACACCTAATAGCATTAAAGAAGTGGATTCTGCAATGATTCATGAGTTTAGACAGTCAAAGAACCTGAAAAGCTACTGGTATGCATTTCGATGTGCTGTAGAGTAGGGTAAGTTGTTCATAAGCATTGTGCTCTGCACAAGTATGGAAACGTGGGAttcaaagagaaggaaaaaatttagtAAACTAAcagataaattgattttttcttttggcctagaaaaaaaaaggtgtaaTGATATGAAATGTAAAGAATTAACTGTCCATGTGACATGCCTCATTTGGCTAATTTCAGAGTGGAATTAATGAGGGAAGAATTTCGGGGTCAGATTATAATGACCCAAATGATTAGCAGGTGATGCTTCCCCAAACTTATGCCACTAAGGTGGaagcaattgaaaaagaatttgcTTCCTTTTCTCATTGGATTCCATTTGGTTTTCATAAGCTGATGGATTCTGATAGTACAGTGATCTGACAGATACGCACATGGCATCCTGTGGTTGGGGGtgtgaaagttaaaaaaaaaaagtgttggaATAATTCTTATGATTTTGCgctgtattttttaaaaaaagaattgggaCACGTTGCTGTTTGATATTCTTTAAGCCAGGGAAGTTTTCAAGATATCCATCAAGTACGAGTAAGATTTTGCTTGAAGATCCGGtaaaaagaaaggagggagaTTTGAGTTTCAGGGGACGTAGGTACTAGGCCAAATGGGTCCATACTTGTGTGTgcgtgtttttttttgtttttggtcctTGTAGTTGATTCACTATGTAAGACTACTATGTGAGTGTATGTACTCCTCTGACAGCAATGCACATTATTTAttcactattttcttttggggAAACATCTGCAGGTCACGGGAGTTGTATTTTTCCAGGAAGGTGAGAAAGAATCCTGCTGCTTTTCACCGGTTCTTCTTGTTCCTTGGCTTGTAGTCTATTGATTTGTTGTGGTCTTTGCTtatgttgaaaattttgaaatgctTCTTGAATTCCTAATGAAGTGAAAACTTGGAATTATTTTGCAGCAAGAAGGTGAGCAACGCGACCAAGCAGGTTGTGAACTCCACAGTCTCAAGCGGTGCAACTGAGAGCTCAAGATTTTTCATCTTCAGCAGCAACAGAAGAACAGCAATTGACAAGGCTTTAGGATCTGTCTTCTCTGTacttttctcattcttcttaGCAGTTGCTCTGTGGACACCAATCTGAAATACATAAACATAATAACAGCTCCTTCCGACTGTCTTAGCATAATggttttttgattgatcaattcTTTTTTGATGTAATTAGCACCTTAAATGGAGTGCCTTTTTCCTAGAGCAGTCAACATCAGAAAATTCCTTGCACTTCTCCGCTAAAGCGAGCGTGTATCAATCTTTTTGATCAACCTTTGCCTAAAGTAAAATGTAAAGATATTGATTGACTTTAAAGTTATATATGGGACATTTAAAAGATGGGTTCTTTCAATCATCTCCCGCTTTGACTTTATGCTGGTGTATGGCCCTCGATGTGTGCAATTGACATCTAGCATACCCTTAACGAGAGAAACTCTAGAAAAAGAAGCTATGGAAAGAAGCTATGAattgttttatcttttctttgagaCTTGCTTATCCATCCTGCTCATGCAACCACCGCTACAATCACTGATGGCAGCTTCGTTGAGGGCTCGTACCAGTGAGTCGAAAAGCTTATGCAGAACTTTCTCCCGGAAACTGCCATCCTTCAGTAGTTGAGCCCTTCTTTTACGTTCGATACGTGACTGCTTGCTATCCCTCaacctttttttcccccaaacaTTGTTGATGAAGCTTTTGATAAGAGCACATTCTAGCCTTAGTAGCTGGCAGGACCATCAACTCAATATGCCTATAAATAACCGAAAGAGGGATAATGCAAGTCTAAGAATCTTTTGATAGCATTTCGTCAGcacaatgaaaaaaacaaaaaaaaccaacaaaaatatATGCTCAACATCACTGGTCCAGGAATTGCAAGACTATTATGACCTAAGAGCAGAGATCTCTCTACGTCGCTATGTCTTATATAAGGAACAGCTGAGTTTCAGCAAGTAAGACCACTTCAACCATGACAGAAGCAACAGCTGATATGATTCCTCCATCAAGCTCGGATAAATGGTCGAAATGGTATCTCTAagccacaaaaggaaaaaaggttcCTGTCCTAATGTATAGACTGACCCAGCAAGTTAGGAAGGGAGATAATCTCCATCACTTGAAAATGAGGGCATCCCGTCCACGTCCAAATCGGCTCCGCTCTCCTAGATCTCATCTAGAGGAATAATAAGAGTTCGGCGTTATCACCTGAGGTATGTGCTTGGAAGAGCTCGCATTCTAGATCAATGGACCTCATAGCATTAAATGGCATTGATCATGTGTTCAAGCCGTCTCTAACATCATGTACTTTTGAGGACTATCTCTTGAACAAATACCTCTAAACCCACCTTCAAGCATCACCTGCCAGCATCACCCGCCATCACGCGCGAGGGGGCACCCGGGGTTCGGGTCATGATAGTCACGTACTAACCCACATGAATTGTCCAAAGTGTGGATCCGATAGTTCCATGTCCCATGCCCAACTCTCATTTTCCTAAGAGTTATCAAGCACATATTTGCAAATAGAAGCcccaagaggaaaagaaaatatcaagaaagCCAAGCTATCTCAACAAACTAAAATAGACAGAGACGGTTAAAAGATGAAAAGCTATCAAAGTAACAAGGAAGAATCATCTGAGATATTCATTCCCAATTCCATGGCCTCCAACTTTTTCTTTACCCTCAGCAGAAGAGTTGCTTCCCATGAATCCTACAATAACAAAAGATCACCAGCATCAGCAACAAAGGAGTGTGCGATCACAAAGACCACCTATATTCATATGCTATAGCCCCAAAACCCCATAATGAAAGTTTGATCTTTCCAAAAGAACAATGACCAGGGAGAAGCTACATATCAACGCCAAAAGCACAGCACTTTTGTTATTACTTCAAGAACCAAAAGCAGAGAGGGCAAACGCCAATTTGCTTTCATACTATCTAGATAATCTCATGACCAATGTGATGAAATGATCTTTGCCAACACATAAGAAGGAGAAGCAATCTGCAGAAAGGCCAATTAGGTAGTAACATGAGCATGAGAGCATTTTACCAAGGGAGTTATGTCGGTAAACTCCTTCACAGCATCACTCAACTTCACAGCATCTACTTTGTCAATTGCATCAGCGAGGTcctggaaaaagaaaggaattgtCACCTCTAATAACCAACCACAGCAAGTTGCAAAGTAAGAAAGACAACAAGATGCATTTTTGTTACGTGAAAAACAAAATACTATACAtcgaaaagataaaaggaaCTAGAACCACATCTGTCGGGAACCACGGTTCAACATCGTGAGGAAGTAAAATAGAGGAGTACGGAAAGTCAATTTGATATAAAGGTCAAAAAGGCAACACACAGACAAATGGAGAAGGAACACCATCAACAGGTAAAACCTTTAGGAATCTGCATTCATGTGTTTCGGAGAAAGTTGGATCAAGTTCCTACAAAGTCAAATGCGTATCCATGAGTTCAGTCCAAGAAATGAGGTAATTAAGTTAATGACCAGAAACAAGACCTGATAGCATGCCAATGCATTTTCTATAGCAACTATATCGACCTTGGAGACTTGGCAAAGGCCAGCATGCAGAAGACGTTTTCGCGGTGCAAACTTCAAACCTTCTTGAAGATAATATAATGCTATTTCCTCATAAATCTCAGTAGCTTTCTGATATCTGAAAAGCACAACAGATAGAATATTCAGTATCCCCTTAAGAATCTTCAAGTAACTTCAGTAACACTACACAATTAGCCTATGCTTCCTATATTCGTGTTCAGCTGAAcatccttcatcttctttttcctacGTAATATGTGCATTGTACACAGGCATATACATAAATCACATGTCTGCATATGATGGATATTTTGTGTCAATCAAGAAGCAACAGATGAACATACACGCAATGCAACAATATCACGCGCCAGACAACTGACAATTTTTAAACCCTTCGTACATGACAATACAAATGAAGGTGCAAGCATATAAGCCAGCAATAAGCCAAAAGAAAATCTTTAGCCAAACAAATCTGAACTGAAATCAGCAAAATCAAAGTTTTCTCCCTAATGTCAGCTATGGAAAATCAAGGTGCGTATATTAGAGCCAAAAAAGAGGATAAACAATATTTCATAAATTGACTTGATTATGTTGCCGTGTCAAACAGCATTAGCATCTACCAATGCCACTTCCTAAAGAAAAGTAGGCTTACTGCTCTAGTTGAGCTGCAACCTGTGCAACCTTCTCCTTACACTCGTGGACAAACAGAATCAATTCTTCACTTTGGAAGAGGTCAGCTGCCCTCTCAAAATAGTCAACAGCACGTTCAAGGTTCTGCTCAGACTCATATAACTCACCAATATCCTACACAACAAAATCACAGGTCAATGGAGGCTGCCTCAGTCTGGGAGAACATAAATCAATGAACTATTGTTTTCCGACGTCAACATCCTGACAATGTTGAACAAATGCAACTCACCCACTGAAGGTACCTTATCCCTTTGCTGGCATCATTAGTCAATGAACAAGAGAAAGAACAGAACCATCAGTAACCAGTTCATGTCATTGTATTCTCCGAAATTACACCAGAATTGAGCAGTCATACTCTGACCTCACAATAGAGCGACCACCAGAGTCTAAATCGATTAACTATTGGGTGCTCATCGTGGATGTCTCATCACTTCAGTAGATTAACTTCCACAGCTAAAATATCCATAAATACTAACAATGCTCAGCGAAGTCACATCTATCACAAACACCAGTTCATTCCACCTGATTAAAGTCTCCCCAATGTCATTATCTCAAGGCAATAGCAGCCTGTAGTTGATAACTTTCATCAAACCAGACCTTATTTCAAGAAATCCATCCATCAGGTGCATAACAAAAATGAGCATGCTTTTTAAATCCTAAAAGATACTTGGTTTCATAGAAAGGGAAAGTCCCTGAAAACAATGCCCCAATACGATGGTTCATAAAAATCATGGTGAGCTAGGAATATCTCACAAGGCAGATACTGCTGAACCGTGTTAATGCTCAGAGTGCTCTCACAAGGTCGTGTAAATGCAGGATTGATTCAGACTGAtgataaagagaaaatatgcaCCTGGTAATATCTGGCAGCCCTCCCTATACTCCCTATATGGATGAGCACATTCACAGCATGCTCCAAGCAAGTTATAGCCTCTACATAAAAAAGGAATACTTCAGACAAAGATCATCCATATCTTGTTtagacaaaagaaggaaaaaggctTGGGAACAAAGAATGAACTGAAAAAGGCATGCTTGATACTTACAGGGAGATATGcaacagaaataaataaaataaatcaagtgAACCGCAAGGGAAAGGCTGTAATGTCCATCGGCCAGAGATTGCTAACAGCCCAAAGGACACAAACACTGAGCCAAATGGAGCCACCTTACAAAATCACTAAGATACATGCTACAGAtctcatttaaaatatgatgGATTCAAGAAGGTTTTGCTAAAGCCTAGACAGAAACATCCAAATGGTTAGAGACCAAGGAACTCTTTTACTGAGGAGTAAATAATCTTCTGGTCTGTTTGTGTTATCTTACATCAAGTATCAACAGACGCATACCCTTGGAGGATGTTTTCTTGTAGCAATCGGCAGCAAAGACAAAAGTGAGGATAGCTCCATAAGTATTTTTACCCTGTTGCATGAACCAGTTGTCAAGTTAGGCCTAAGAGAGAAGCACATTATCTGGTTCTCAGTCCTGGAAAAGGTCGGCACTTGCCTTTAACTGACACTTTGCTGACTCCATATAAGCTGATCCAGCTCTGTCCCCTGAAATATTAACGAGATTAAAAACATTAGCGAGCCATAGGTTGCTGAACTAGGCATGCCCTCTAAAAGCTAACTTAGATAGCCACAATCCACAAAGCTCATGGAGAGCCAAGCAAGATCCACGGCTATTTAAAAGACCAAGATCAATATACATCAATCCTCCATCGACATAGAGTGAATCGAATTGATATAGCACAGCGGAGAGATTGAAATACAAGATTCGGCGAGCTTGAAGCAATAGGCGGCTTGGAAGAAGAGATCGGCGGCCCCCTC
This region includes:
- the LOC104441415 gene encoding alpha-soluble NSF attachment protein 2 isoform X1 — translated: MGDHLARGEEYERKAEKKLNSCEWWGSKFDKVEGAADLFFQAAYCFKLAESWDRAGSAYMESAKCQLKGKNTYGAILTFVFAADCYKKTSSKEAITCLEHAVNVLIHIGSIGRAARYYQDIGELYESEQNLERAVDYFERAADLFQSEELILFVHECKEKVAQVAAQLEQYQKATEIYEEIALYYLQEGLKFAPRKRLLHAGLCQVSKVDIVAIENALACYQELDPTFSETHECRFLKDLADAIDKVDAVKLSDAVKEFTDITPLDSWEATLLLRVKKKLEAMELGMNISDDSSLLL
- the LOC104441414 gene encoding glucan endo-1,3-beta-glucosidase 1, whose product is MAISKLAPLLFLALVFLSIAEPGEPSLFADIKQGQDPDKEPYVGVNVGTDVSHLLSPPNLVSFLQVQKITHVRVYDADPDLLKALAKTKIRVIIGVPNNQLLAIGSSNATAASWVGRNVVAYYPETSIIGIAVGDEVLTTVPSSAPLLVPAIESLYSALVAANLHTQIKVSTPHAASIILDSFPPSQAYFNQSLVSVMLPLLQFLSRTGSPLMMNLYPYYVFMQNKGVVPLDNALFKPLTPAKEMVDPNTLLHYTNVLDAMIDATYVSMKNLNVTDVVVLVSESGWPSKGDSKEPYATVDNADTYNSNLIKHVLDRTGTPLHPELTSSVYIYELFNEDLRSPPMSEANWGLFYGNSTAVYLLHVSGSGGFLANDTTNQTYCIAMDNVDSRTLQTALDWACGQGQANCSEIQPGEDCYQPSNVKNHASYAFDSYYQKEGKAAGSCDFKGVAMITTTDPSHGSCIFPGSKKVSNATKQVVNSTVSSGATESSRFFIFSSNRRTAIDKALGSVFSVLFSFFLAVALWTPI
- the LOC104441415 gene encoding alpha-soluble NSF attachment protein 2 isoform X2, with the protein product MGDHLARGEEYERKAEKKLNSCEWWGSKFDKVEGAADLFFQAAYCFKLAESWDRAGSAYMESAKCQLKGKNTYGAILTFVFAADCYKKTSSKEAITCLEHAVNVLIHIGSIGRAARYYQDIGELYESEQNLERAVDYFERAADLFQSEELILFVHECKEKVAQVAAQLEQYQKATEIYEEIALYYLQEGLKFAPRKRLLHAGLCQVSKELDPTFSETHECRFLKDLADAIDKVDAVKLSDAVKEFTDITPLDSWEATLLLRVKKKLEAMELGMNISDDSSLLL